A DNA window from Hevea brasiliensis isolate MT/VB/25A 57/8 chromosome 2, ASM3005281v1, whole genome shotgun sequence contains the following coding sequences:
- the LOC110659653 gene encoding phospholipase A1-Igamma1, chloroplastic, with protein sequence MALCPSNTLPPFRKLDIFRSDSCLPLQLRRSNSVDFAAKTPALPQVLSKTSQSLSSIITELEIEQELDGYTTNTKLQERKLADMWREIHGQDDWVGLLDPMDPFLRSELIRYGEMAQTCYDAFDYDPYSKYCGSCRFMRRKFFESLGMTHHGYEVTRYLYATTAINLPNFFKQSRWPKVWSNKANWIGYVAVSNDETSRRLGRRDITIAWRGTVTRLEWIADLMDFLKPINGNKIPCPDPTVKVESGFLDLYTDKDANCRFCKFSAREQILTEVKRLTEMYANEEVSITITGHSLGSALAILSAYDIVETGLHVMQDCRALPVCVFSFSGPRVGNARFKERIESLGVKALRVVNVHDVVPKSPGFFFNEQVPPMLMKLAGGLPWCYSHVGVELLLDHNNSPFLKETSDPVCAHNLEAHLHLLDGYHGKGHRFVLASGRDPALVNKASDFLKDHYLVPPFWRQDENKGMIRNNDGRWVQPERPKLDDHPSDMHHHLQKLELNSLPDKPIMG encoded by the exons ATGGCGCTTTGTCCATCCAACACGCTTCCTCCTTTCAGAAAACTTGATATTTTCAGGTCCGACAGTTGTCTCCCTTTGCAGCTCCGACGATCAAACTCTGTAGATTTCGCTGCCAAAACACCTGCCTTGCCTCAAGTCTTGTCCAAAACAAGCCAGTCGTTATCATCCATTATTACAGAGCTCGAAATAGAACAGGAACTAGATGGTTACACGACTAATACCAAACTGCAAGAGAGAAAATTAGCTGATATGTGGAGAGAAATCCATGGCCAAGATGATTGGGTGGGCTTGCTCGATCCGATGGACCCTTTTCTGCGGTCAGAGCTAATCCGATACGGCGAGATGGCACAAACTTGTTACGACGCTTTTGATTACGACCCATATTCCAAGTACTGTGGTAGCTGCAGATTCATGCGCCGTAAATTTTTCGAGTCTCTAGGAATGACTCACCATGGTTATGAGGTCACCAGGTATCTCTACGCCACAACAGCTATCAACCTCCCAAATTTCTTTAAGCAATCGCGGTGGCCAAAAGTGTGGAGCAACAAAGCAAACTGGATCGGATATGTAGCAGTTTCGAACGACGAAACGTCAAGGCGTTTGGGCCGCCGTGACATCACCATTGCGTGGAGGGGTACGGTGACGCGGCTGGAGTGGATTGCAGACTTGATGGACTTCCTGAAGCCCATTAACGGAAACAAAATCCCATGCCCAGACCCAACAGTGAAGGTCGAATCCGGCTTCCTGGATCTCTACACGGACAAAGACGCTAACTGTCGGTTCTGCAAGTTCTCAGCTAGAGAACAAATACTGACAGAGGTAAAACGGTTAACAGAAATGTATGCTAATGAGGAAGTAAGCATCACCATAACCGGACACAGTCTAGGTAGCGCTCTGGCCATATTAAGTGCGTACGACATTGTCGAAACAGGTTTACATGTGATGCAAGACTGTCGAGCACTGCCGGTCTGTGTGTTCTCGTTTTCGGGTCCTCGAGTCGGGAATGCGAGATTTAAGGAGCGGATCGAGTCACTGGGCGTGAAAGCATTGAGGGTGGTGAATGTGCATGACGTAGTGCCTAAGTCGCCAGGTTTTTTTTTCAACGAACAAGTGCCGCCTATGTTAATGAAGTTGGCAGGAGGATTGCCGTGGTGTTACTCGCATGTTGGGGTGGAGTTGCTTCTGGATCACAATAACTCTCCCTTCTTGAAAGAAACCAGTGACCCTGTTTGTGCCCATAACTTGGAGGCTCACTTGCATTTGCTTGATGg ATATCATGGAAAAGGGCATAGATTTGTGCTGGCAAGTGGAAGGGACCCTGCATTGGTGAACAAGGCCTCAGACTTCTTGAAAGATCATTACTTGGTTCCACCATTCTGGAGGCAAGACGAGAACAAAGGCATGATCAGGAATAACGATGGGCGCTGGGTGCAACCCGAACGCCCTAAGCTTGATGATCACCCTTCTGATATGCACCACCATCTCCAGAAACTAGAGCTTAACTCTCTCCCTGATAAGCCAATCATGGGTTAA